A genomic stretch from Catenulispora sp. GP43 includes:
- a CDS encoding LuxR C-terminal-related transcriptional regulator, whose translation MTVTATETTTAPAPRGRVRIAIVSPDILARIRQEFASKGLSVSIDRLPALELTVEPGPGAPPAAAALADVLSRLAGPAAHKGPAASAHYQLTLVAEPARPEPAPSRSDHPRHPPTAPDHRRPPRPRAHNLSPREAEVMTCISRGMPNAAIAERMALSQKTVKNHVNHIFAKLGARSRVEAVLMWQGRETAAA comes from the coding sequence ATGACCGTAACCGCGACCGAGACGACGACGGCACCGGCCCCGCGCGGACGGGTCCGCATCGCGATCGTGAGCCCTGACATCCTGGCCCGCATCCGCCAGGAGTTCGCCAGCAAGGGCCTGTCGGTGAGCATCGACCGCCTGCCCGCGCTGGAGCTCACCGTCGAACCCGGCCCCGGTGCCCCGCCGGCCGCGGCGGCCCTGGCCGACGTCCTGAGCCGGCTGGCGGGCCCGGCCGCGCACAAGGGCCCGGCGGCCAGCGCGCACTACCAGCTGACCCTGGTCGCCGAGCCCGCGCGCCCCGAGCCCGCGCCGAGCCGCTCGGACCACCCCCGGCACCCGCCGACGGCCCCCGACCACCGCCGCCCGCCGCGCCCCCGCGCGCACAACCTCTCCCCGCGCGAAGCCGAGGTCATGACCTGCATCAGCCGCGGCATGCCGAATGCCGCCATCGCTGAGCGCATGGCCCTGAGCCAGAAGACGGTCAAGAACCACGTCAACCACATCTTCGCCAAGCTCGGCGCGCGCAGCCGCGTCGAGGCGGTGCTGATGTGGCAGGGGCGCGAGACCGCCGCGGCGTGA
- a CDS encoding iron chaperone: MGEVSDYYATLPPDVGELFEGMRRRALKLVPDVVEGRSYGMPALLYQGKGLMATMQTAKHLALYPFSGKVVAQVAERLPGFSLSSGTIRFSVGQPVPDDVLDDIVRLRAAEIDAAQ, translated from the coding sequence GTGGGCGAAGTCAGTGACTACTACGCGACCTTGCCGCCGGATGTCGGCGAGCTGTTCGAGGGTATGCGCCGCCGGGCGCTGAAGCTGGTCCCCGACGTGGTCGAGGGGCGCAGCTACGGGATGCCGGCGCTGCTGTATCAGGGCAAAGGGCTGATGGCGACCATGCAGACCGCGAAGCATCTCGCGCTGTATCCGTTCAGCGGGAAGGTGGTCGCGCAGGTCGCCGAGCGACTGCCCGGTTTCTCGCTGTCGAGCGGGACGATCCGGTTCAGCGTCGGGCAGCCGGTCCCGGACGATGTGCTCGACGACATCGTGCGGTTGCGGGCCGCCGAGATCGACGCCGCTCAGTAG
- a CDS encoding NAD(P)H-binding protein, protein MIVVTTPTGQIGRRVVDLLLAAPEPAAVRVVTRDPDALDPGVRDRVQAVAGSHRDPAVLREAFDGADSVFWLVPPDPRTPGTATEHYLAFTDPACEALRRHRVRRVVAVTSLGHGYPHDAGTLSAAFAMDAAFGRTGVGYRGLAAPFFLENLLGQAAAIRDRGEFTMALDAARPLAAVAVDDIATLAAELLLDPAWSDQAMVPVSSPEDLTPDQLSAVMAQVLGSPVRYRQSSVEDFHAMLLGHGVAAGWARDVATMVRAQNAGIYDAERHLPPRLSQPTRLSQPTDFRTWCQRRLEPVWRKPEAGA, encoded by the coding sequence ATGATCGTCGTCACCACCCCCACCGGCCAGATCGGGCGCCGGGTCGTCGACCTGCTGCTGGCGGCCCCGGAACCGGCGGCCGTCCGGGTCGTCACCCGCGATCCGGACGCGCTGGACCCCGGGGTCCGCGACCGGGTCCAGGCCGTCGCCGGCTCCCACCGCGACCCCGCGGTGCTGCGCGAGGCCTTCGACGGCGCTGACTCGGTCTTCTGGCTCGTCCCGCCGGACCCCCGCACCCCCGGCACCGCGACCGAGCACTATCTCGCCTTCACCGACCCGGCGTGCGAGGCGCTGCGGCGGCACCGGGTCCGCCGGGTCGTGGCCGTCACCAGCCTCGGCCACGGCTACCCGCACGACGCCGGCACCCTGTCCGCCGCCTTCGCCATGGACGCCGCCTTCGGCCGCACCGGCGTCGGCTACCGCGGCCTGGCCGCCCCGTTCTTCCTGGAGAACCTGCTCGGCCAGGCCGCCGCCATCCGCGACCGCGGCGAGTTCACGATGGCCCTGGACGCCGCCCGGCCGCTGGCCGCCGTCGCCGTCGACGACATCGCCACCCTCGCGGCCGAGCTGCTGCTCGACCCCGCCTGGAGCGACCAGGCCATGGTGCCGGTGAGCAGCCCAGAGGACCTCACCCCCGACCAGCTGTCCGCGGTCATGGCGCAGGTCCTGGGCAGCCCGGTGCGCTACCGGCAGAGCAGCGTCGAGGACTTCCATGCCATGCTGCTCGGCCACGGCGTCGCCGCGGGCTGGGCCCGGGACGTCGCCACCATGGTGCGCGCCCAGAACGCCGGCATCTACGACGCCGAACGCCACCTCCCGCCGCGCCTGTCACAGCCCACTCGCCTGTCGCAGCCCACTGACTTCCGCACCTGGTGCCAGCGCCGTCTGGAGCCCGTCTGGAGGAAACCTGAAGCGGGGGCGTAG
- a CDS encoding LysR family transcriptional regulator, protein MNGLDLRRLEYFVAVAEERHFGRAAERLRMTQPPLSRAVQQLEDQLGVRLLTRTTRRVELTPAGEVLLRDARTALDAVAAAERRTRHAAAPSPTLRVALKADLDAGLLPAILAAFAGEPEACEVELVLVGIGEQAQALRDGRADAAIVPAPYDAAGLDAEPLAAEPTLLALAAADPLAALDPLRLADLAGYVLPGGRPADQFPAEPGSARTSARPSRRHTVADLTEILRLVEVGSMVAFLPRSVTRRYPRPEIAYRAVADVPDSEFSLAWPQQATSRTVVAFVRAAEKAAASAPVA, encoded by the coding sequence ATGAATGGCCTGGACCTGCGGCGCCTGGAGTACTTCGTCGCGGTCGCCGAGGAGCGGCACTTCGGGCGTGCGGCCGAGCGGCTGCGCATGACGCAGCCCCCGCTGTCGCGAGCGGTCCAGCAGTTGGAGGACCAGCTCGGCGTACGGCTCCTGACCCGCACCACCCGCCGGGTCGAGCTGACCCCGGCCGGCGAGGTGCTGCTGCGCGACGCCCGGACCGCGCTGGACGCGGTCGCCGCCGCCGAACGCCGGACCCGGCACGCCGCGGCGCCCTCGCCGACCCTGCGCGTCGCGCTGAAGGCGGACCTGGACGCCGGGCTGCTCCCCGCGATCCTGGCCGCGTTCGCCGGGGAACCCGAGGCCTGCGAGGTGGAGCTGGTGCTGGTCGGCATCGGCGAGCAGGCGCAGGCGCTGCGCGACGGCCGGGCGGACGCGGCGATCGTGCCGGCCCCGTACGACGCGGCCGGACTGGACGCCGAGCCGCTGGCCGCCGAGCCGACTCTGCTGGCCCTGGCGGCCGCGGACCCGCTCGCGGCGCTGGACCCGCTGCGCCTGGCCGATCTGGCCGGGTATGTGCTGCCGGGCGGCCGGCCGGCGGATCAGTTCCCTGCCGAGCCCGGCTCTGCTCGGACATCCGCCCGGCCCTCCCGCCGCCACACGGTGGCCGACCTGACCGAGATCCTGCGGCTGGTCGAGGTCGGCAGCATGGTCGCCTTCCTCCCGCGGTCGGTGACGCGCAGGTATCCGAGGCCTGAGATCGCCTACCGGGCGGTGGCGGACGTGCCGGACTCGGAGTTCTCGCTGGCCTGGCCGCAGCAGGCGACGTCGCGCACGGTGGTGGCGTTCGTGCGCGCGGCGGAGAAGGCCGCCGCCTCGGCCCCGGTCGCCTAG